In Mucilaginibacter auburnensis, the genomic stretch CATGGTTTTAAAAGCCACCGGTGTTGACGCTGTTATATGTTTAGGCTGCGTTATTCAAGGCGAAACAAGGCATTTTGATTTTATTTGCGATGCTGTTGCAAACGGTTTGAGTAATGTTGCTGTAAAATACAGTAAACCTGTTATATTTGGAGTGCTCACCCCTGATAATCAGCAGCAGGCTATTGACCGCGCAGGCGGCAAACATGGCAATAAAGGAGTAGAGGCTGCTGTTACTGCTATAAAAATGGCACATTTGGGTAAAACAT encodes the following:
- the ribH gene encoding 6,7-dimethyl-8-ribityllumazine synthase, which gives rise to MATQLKNLSDFSGTTIPSAAPYTFAVIAAEWNIEVTSALFNGAIEALTEHGALEENVQSHWVPGSFELTAAADMVLKATGVDAVICLGCVIQGETRHFDFICDAVANGLSNVAVKYSKPVIFGVLTPDNQQQAIDRAGGKHGNKGVEAAVTAIKMAHLGKTLGI